The following is a genomic window from Doryrhamphus excisus isolate RoL2022-K1 chromosome 3, RoL_Dexc_1.0, whole genome shotgun sequence.
GTGGAAACATGCgacaattgtaaaaaaaaacaagaacatacATTTAATTCCCATACATCATGGAACctacaaaaaaatagaaaaatattacacatatgtatttaaagtgttttaaaaTGGGGAGTTTCTTTTCAATCACCCTGTACTATGTAAACATGAATAGGAAAATTGTTATTAAaaattatgcttaaaaataCTTACATTCTCTTTGTAGTCTGTAGGTCCAAAGATGCTTTACAAATCCCGTCCATTGTTTAATATTAATTCTATTCATCTTCTCTATTCTAACTGGAAGATTGATACGGTTTGCATAAAGCCATACATTCAGAAAATAATGTACTACGTGGCTTTTTTCCCCCAGTCAAATTCAGATTCCAGCAGCTTCATCACTTCATCCAGTCTGGCTCTTGAAAATGATAGAAGGCAGAGTGGAACATCGCTGTGTGATGTCAAGACATCACGCTTCTTTCTGAGCCACAGGCCCTTTTTCCCTGTGTGTGTCATGCTATTTTTACCTCTGTTTACATGCATCCTTAGAGGAGGCACTAGCATACAAGTGCGTCAAAAGTAGTTGTGTTTCTGTGTTGATGAACTGTAGAAACATTATCCCCCACTTGCCATCTCATTCCTTGCATGTACATTAATAAAGCTAAAAGTCATCCTGTTTCGATGtcatgattttctttattgtgctTATTAGTTTTCACTTAGAAAATGTTGATTTCGCCTGTATTTACCACTGCGCAGGCTGCGCTTTGCCTGCGCTTTGCCTGCACTTTGCCTgtgcttcgcctgcgcttcgcctgcgcttcgcttGCGCTTTGCTTGCGCTTTGCTTGCGCTTCGCTTGCGCTTCGCTTGCGCTTCGcttgcgcttcgcctgcgcttcgcctgcgcttcgcctgcgcttcgcctgcgcttcgcctgtgCCCCGGAATAGACGAGGTCGGAGCTGCCAAGCTTTCAGCGCATCTTTGGTGCTAAAAATGCGGACTCCTCCCCTGGTGCaccgccacgcccatctcgaAGCAGTCCAGtcgaccaaattggctgcgcacagtagtgcgctggaccaaattatCACTGTGTGGGCTGCGCCACTCTCTGTCACCCTGCGCCAGCTCAAAATTAGAGCCTTCAACTGGCCTGGTAATGCGTCAGGATCCCAGGAGCAGGATGAAGTAGCCAGGGAGAGGCAAGTCTGGGCTTCTCTGCTTACGCTTTTGCCCCTAAAcctggataagtggaagaaaattgATGAATAGATGCTCAAATGTATTTGGTAATCATCACACTTCTCTCCTCTGCCGTTATGGTGCTCTTGTGGTGTTACATTACATAATTCACttgattatttttatgtcttatcaAAGTCCTGCACATTCCGTTTGACTTAAAgatttgtttgacttttgacgTGTATTATACCAGGAATTTGACATTGAGGCATTTGACATTAGCGACCCCTTTGCACTTCAGCTAAAATGGGTTGGTATTGGTAATGTATACGATTCACAAAAGAATAATGTTTTGTATACATCGCTGTTTATCAAGCAATGTTTATTTTGCATAAAACCTATTTGGTCAGCATAACCGTAACCGCTGTTGTCGCATTAGCTATTTTGAATATGTTACATAACTCCAGTATACTGCAGGTTCAAATACAGACACCTGAATGATTGATTGACCTTTTGTGGTCTTTTGTGTATGCTGAGGGTGACCACATTTTCATTATTGAAAACCAGGACATCATTTGCGATGCTCAAATGATACAGTACTATGCCTtataatttcaatacatttaaaatataccTGCTCTGTATGGATAGAAAattgttatattacaaaataatgcaatctatataatatataatacagtatatcatatataatctATAATAAAAGACACAAATTCCAAAGGAAGGttaaaaaaccaacaaaaaaaatgattccaAAAAGAGAATGACACAGGAATTTGAGAACAGATGCTTGTTAAGTTTGGGAAAAATATGCTGTGTAAAGTTGCAACAACTCGGGAATTTGACGTCCCCAATTTTATGAGACTTCAACTCAGCAAGCGTCAGAGGATTAACTATGTACATATCTTTCGCTACTTCTTTGGCAACACTAATTCATAAAGCCGCCCGCTCAGTAGCCTCTCAGGGATTACGTCACATGCAGCAGAGTGCCCTAATACCGAGGCCCAATAGAAAAACCTATGAAAACCAGAACATTTCCATCACTTCACGTGAAAACTTTGCTCACTCTATGAATGCTACATTCAACTCAGCTTGATGCCCAACTCAGAAAAGTATTGTATATGCAGtacagaaaaaaatccaaacctacacgcTTATGCAGTGCCAACGGGTTGAGCAGCGAAGTCTGGcgcagcgcacccacgcctccaacCCACCTActggcgcaagtggcaaagacacaaaatgacacaaaaatatgcctgtgaggttttggtgacgtgggtacactgtgcgcctgtcagccaatttaccattaTGCAgactgcgcttcgcctgcgccctgAATAAACCAGGTCGAAGCTGGCAAGCTTTCTCAGCACCTTTGGCGGGGCTAttatgtcacaaaattgtcactgtgccAAGCTGAAAACGTGCactcctcccctggtgcgctGCGCCccgaaattagagccctgtgtATGCTGTACAATAGGGGTAGTGAATATTTGATCCCCAGCTGTTTTATATAGTATGTTGAGAAATGTTATATGGTGTGACATATCAGATCTCACTTCATTATCACTAGTAACATTAGGGAGTTTTTAGTTAGGGCTTCATTGCATACTGATGTTGTGAATTGCCTGTCAGTCTGTGTGCAGCCACAAGGATGAGAAGTGATACCAAACACGGATGTGGGCCTTCACACTTCCTCCTCGTATCCgtgtcacacacaaacacacacacatacagataaGCTTTTGTTTTCATGCTTGTAATGCTACAAATAGGCTCCTTTTCTGTCATAATTATTtagaacatttttcaaaaatggactaATCTTTATAAACCAATGTCTGTGCAGCCGGATTGGTAAAATATTTTTGACTCTGACTTTGACAAATGCTCAACGAGTCATACAAATTCCAAACATTTATGGAATTGTTCTCATGCAGTCTGTTGATACACTCATTTATTTTCCGATTCTGAAGAGACCTGTTTGTCCTCATTGTGGGATACTGGATTTTGCATATGAAGAATATGTCTTAAATATTTAGCTTATTGTAGGAGTCGTAGCAATGACTGAACACAAACATAGGTAAGGCAGAAGAGTAAAAGCTTTAttgccattttaaaaaatacacatttgccACCGACTTATTTTAATTAGGACAGCTTATACAAGCTGATGGGATTCAATAAAAGACAGAATCTACCCTGAGTGGGTGATTAGGACCGACTCATCAaatcttctttcttctttctctgtcgccacagcaaatcagtCGCCTCCaataatataccaatatattcactatctctcctctggacatgtcccaaccatctcagtctggcctctctgactttatctccaaggcctctaacatgtaatgtccctctgatgtacttgttcctgatcctatccatcctggtcactcccaatgtgaacctcagcatcttcatctctgctacctccagtttcgtttcctgtcttttcctcagtggcactgcctctagaccaaacaacatggccggTCCCAACTCATCAaatattgcaagaaaaatattggacaaatattgtaaaacaaaaactaacTGTTTTGGCTTCGTGGAATTTTTGtaggaaaaaaatggatttggttACAGTTTGTTTTGGTTATGGAACagtttaatgatgctaaccaaggttccactgtacagtgTTGCCACATCTGGCAGTGTTGCAACGTTTGAAATagtaattaatttgattacatacaactggaaaacaacaacagcattaGTAACAATAACGGTGTTACTCCCAATATTGCTtgcaaatgaaaaatgaaagatgtCTTTCCAAACACTAAATTATTCACATGATGCTTCTCTTTATGTTGGAAGGTGAAAGATAAGTATACATACCAGTGAAGTACAATCAAGGCGGTAACATAGACTTGCATCTTTGGTTTAAAGTGTTGGGAATGTGCAGTACctggtgtgtttatgtgtaatCTTCTAGTCTTTGATTTGACTGACAACACATTTATGTATATCACCCCATCTGGTTCCAAACCAGTACTTTCAATATGCCTTACCACACCAGTCATACTTATGTTCCGGTCCAAACTACAAAGATGAGTTCATGGACCCATGTATGCAGGTTTTTGCCTCATACTCCATTGTACCGACGCTCAGCTTCCATCAGGAAGACAGGCATTTAGGCTCAAAGTCTACGGCCAAAGACAAGGTCCTTACATTGTCACGGATTTGGATACAGATTCCAGAAAAGTCCGGTATATGTCTGACTTCAGGAAGCGGGGGTAAGAATCCCTCTCCATAAGCCCGTAGACGATCCTCTGGGCCTCATCAAAGCACCCTGTGCAACCTGCCTTAAGGCTGTGTCTGATCTGCTCCCTGGTCTTGTGATCAATATTAATCTGGAAGACACACATGCAGGTTTTTACCACTTGTACTCTTGTCTTCCACGTCCAACAACTGTCATTCCGTGTTGGGTGCTGCATGTGTGCGCACCTCTCTTGGTGCCTGGGCCTGAATGTAATGTTTGAAGATTTTCTTTGCTTTGGATGTCATCCTGAAGTGAGTTCGGATTTTCTTGTATTCCTCGCACACAAGCCAAAACTCCATGTTTTCGTCACTGAACTCAGACTTCAGGAAAGCCTGGAATATCTTTATTCCATCTAATCCGATAAAAAGGTCCATGTTAGTAAGTGCATAGAGGGAACAAAACATTTAACAGTCTGCAGATGAACTGGAACTAATGGATTTACTTACATTTTGATGATATAAGTCTCTCCAGGGAGTGTGACCACTGGGACAATTCTTCAAAACAAAGCCTTCAAATGGTGGGAATTGTACGACACATTAATGTGGCACTacagatatttatttttaaccatCTTTGTTTTTATGGACCTACCCTTCAGTGCTGGATGCTTGACATGATCTGCATTCCAGTCGAAACTTTAGGTGTCTTTTTCTGTCCACACAAACCACCAGGccttattttattacttatgCAAACACGTTACATATTAATAAAAAGATCACTTTAAAGTACTCACCTTTCTCTTACTGGTTTGTTCTTGTCAGTGTCCATACTAAGGAGTGTGTCTTTGTTGGTACTCAACTTGACATGCACAACTTTTTTTGCGCACATGTATTCAGAAGAAGAGCAACGTGGTATTCCGTTGTTCCGTGGAGCAAGTGATGCTTATATATATAAGAGGCAGAGGTGTTGAATAAGCGTCACAGTGTAATTTTGGGCTAACCGCAGAATAAAAGAGGAAGTTGAGCATGACGCAAATCTGCGCCTGGCTGCAGCTACGACGAGATGTACTGAAACCTGCTGACATAGTTGGACGTCTCGTCTGGAGATGCAAATGCGACAGTGGAAAGTAGATAGGCAAATGTTTGCCACATTTTTTGCTAAGACAAAGAAGAGATATGTTTTTGGGCCATAGATCTTGCACCATCccctcagactagagctgtcctatctagttgtgagcatgaactgatgaagcctgctcggtaaaacatcttctaagacaggggtctcaaacacgcggcctgcgggccaaatgtggcccgcgcaagtttgatatggatgctgtatggtatcatgtacccagaaaaaagcattaagtttgattaatgttcattttaaatgttaaataactgctaatagttatcctccctatccgtgtggaagtggtaagtttttggctatttaagtttaaaagaaataacttgaaggctaccgtttaggtcgctagctctctagtttgcgagttagcatgtgtctcaagaccctgcagttgtgcaatatgttgtaaataaaaagagtataaatgtgactatagtcgtgttttgtcatgtctacagggctctaataatgctttgttaattttaatctaaaaaaataatttgtctacccacccaagtttttattatttgccgttttattattattattattattattattatatttatttattactattattttttttactattattactataattttattattattatattattatactatatattatttaataataatattatttattattattattatcatcattattattattattatatttatttattactgattgattgattttctttattcttgatttgtttatttatttttcatcttattttgtgaagaaaaatacaaattaagatatttgagaacagtggaatgttttatcagagcttttattgtagaaaatcggaaccaaagcactgaaaaagtttgtatatttttctgtttttaataaatgcgtttttttttttttttttggaaaacctgatgcagcccagccttgcccagaccctagctccagtggcccccaggtaaattgagtttgagacccctgttctaagatgacctgaacagtccagttgtgatcgattcaatgccctgagaatactatagcatggatgaatgaaatgattCACAGACATACCATGTATCCTGAcaagctggagcttatccccCGCTGACTTTAGACTCGACTGGTCGTCAGTCTATCAAATCACAATGAGCAAATGGAGACAGACACCCACTCAAATCAGACTGACAGAGGAAGTGAACCCACATTGCCTGCACAGACCTCAGACGAGTCAACCAGAAACACCCATCAAGCTTTCCTCATGTTTATTTCCTGTAAATTATCAAAGGCAGGGGACGGTCTGTAACGTGCACCTTAACCAGTACTAGTGCTTGAATTAGTTCAAAGGATCACGTTCATTCATGTAAGAACATTGAACTGAAGTATTTGTTTATATAGAACTTGAAAGTAAACTCATTCAGATGATGTAAGATTCAGAACCACTGTTTAGGTCCTGATGAGAAATAtttacactcacactcacactttTTTACACTCCTGCTGCAATAGAGTGTTGTTGTCACTGCCCTCATTTTACCAGCAGCATTTTACCAGCAGCGTCACACTGCATTACCCACAAAGCATTGCACACACTAGGTAACAAACAAgcaattcttaaaggggacactattacgctcatttttggtgctttgtattaaattgtggactcctatagagcagctatatacaataacacacacaaaagctttctagatcttccagaatctgcacctctttcaAACACTCCCAAGGACTTCTAGAACCGTATGTCCATGTTTAGGAAAAAAGCATTAATAAAGAAAACTacttcatatttaatattgttataCACTTCCATTAGGGGAATACATCATTGTAAACAGTTAATTAACAATTTTAGGTGGATGTCATAGTTTTCTTTTCAAAGCAACGCCAGTCTTTCATTCTCACttttcacctaaaaaaaaaaaataataaactgaaCTACGAACGTgaactattcatatttatacaGTGTGAACTGAACTTTGAAGGAGTTCATGAGAACTATGAACTTGCCCAACACAGACATAACACAAGTGACACAGTGGAGTACATTACTCATTTGTCCATGCAGACTACAA
Proteins encoded in this region:
- the LOC131125584 gene encoding regulator of G-protein signaling 13-like, translating into MCAKKVVHVKLSTNKDTLLSMDTDKNKPVRERKRHLKFRLECRSCQASSTEGLCFEELSQWSHSLERLISSKYGIKIFQAFLKSEFSDENMEFWLVCEEYKKIRTHFRMTSKAKKIFKHYIQAQAPREINIDHKTREQIRHSLKAGCTGCFDEAQRIVYGLMERDSYPRFLKSDIYRTFLESVSKSVTM